One genomic region from Alteromonas pelagimontana encodes:
- a CDS encoding hypervirulence associated TUDOR domain-containing protein, protein MSKAYQKNAKVKWAWGQGEGTGFIHEVYQERVTKTLKGSEVTRNASSDNPAYLIEQEDGSKILKSHSELSTCN, encoded by the coding sequence ATGAGCAAAGCTTATCAAAAGAACGCCAAAGTGAAATGGGCATGGGGTCAAGGAGAAGGAACCGGCTTTATCCATGAGGTGTACCAAGAGCGAGTCACTAAAACCCTTAAAGGGAGTGAGGTTACTCGCAACGCAAGTTCAGATAATCCGGCATATCTTATTGAGCAGGAAGACGGGAGCAAGATTTTAAAAAGCCATTCCGAACTAAGTACGTGCAATTGA